From Salipiger profundus, a single genomic window includes:
- a CDS encoding NADP-dependent isocitrate dehydrogenase: MSKIKVENPIVEMDGDEMTRIIWDFIKKKLILPYLDLDLLYYDLGIETRDETNDQITIDAAEKTKEIGCAVKCATITPDEARVEEFGLKKMWKSPNGTIRNILGGVVFRQPIICRNVPRLVPGWTKPVVIGRHAFGDQYKATDFHFPGSGTLTMKFVGDDGEVIEREVYQAPSAGVYMGMYNLDASIIDFARASFNYGLNMGWPVYLSTKNTILKAYDGRFKDLFQKVYEEEFEAAFKQKNIWYEHRLIDDMVACCMKWNGGFVWACKNYDGDVQSDTVAQGYGSLGLMTSQLMTPDGKIVEAEAAHGTVTRHYRQHQEGKSTSTNSIASIFAWTGGLKHRAKLDDNTALMAFATTLEKVVVETVESGWMTKDLALLVGPDQKWLTTMGFLEKVDENLNKALHG, translated from the coding sequence ATGTCCAAGATCAAGGTTGAGAACCCGATCGTCGAAATGGACGGCGACGAAATGACCCGGATCATCTGGGACTTCATCAAAAAGAAACTGATCCTGCCCTACCTTGATCTCGACCTGCTCTACTATGACCTCGGGATCGAGACGCGTGACGAAACCAACGACCAGATCACCATCGACGCCGCCGAGAAGACGAAGGAGATCGGCTGCGCCGTCAAATGCGCGACCATCACCCCCGACGAGGCGCGGGTGGAGGAGTTCGGCCTCAAGAAGATGTGGAAATCGCCCAACGGCACCATCCGGAACATCCTCGGTGGCGTGGTGTTCCGTCAGCCGATCATCTGTCGCAACGTGCCGCGGCTGGTGCCGGGATGGACCAAGCCCGTGGTCATCGGCCGGCATGCCTTTGGCGACCAGTACAAGGCCACCGACTTCCACTTCCCCGGCTCGGGCACGCTGACCATGAAGTTCGTGGGCGACGACGGCGAGGTCATCGAGCGCGAAGTCTACCAAGCCCCGTCGGCGGGCGTCTACATGGGCATGTACAACCTTGACGCTTCGATCATCGACTTCGCCCGCGCCTCGTTCAACTACGGGCTCAACATGGGCTGGCCGGTGTATCTCTCAACCAAGAACACCATCCTCAAAGCCTATGACGGGCGCTTCAAGGACCTCTTCCAGAAGGTCTACGAGGAAGAGTTCGAGGCGGCCTTCAAGCAGAAGAACATCTGGTACGAGCACCGGCTCATCGACGACATGGTCGCCTGCTGCATGAAGTGGAACGGCGGTTTCGTCTGGGCCTGCAAGAACTACGACGGCGACGTGCAGTCCGACACGGTGGCGCAGGGCTACGGTTCGCTCGGGCTGATGACCTCGCAGCTGATGACGCCGGACGGCAAGATCGTCGAGGCCGAGGCGGCGCACGGTACGGTGACCCGCCACTACCGCCAACACCAGGAGGGCAAATCGACCTCCACCAATTCGATCGCCTCGATCTTCGCCTGGACCGGTGGTCTCAAGCACCGCGCAAAGCTCGACGACAACACCGCGCTCATGGCCTTTGCCACGACGCTCGAAAAGGTCGTGGTCGAGACCGTCGAATCCGGCTGGATGACCAAGGACCTCGCGCTGCTGGTGGGGCCGGACCAGAAGTGGCTGACCACGATGGGCTTCCTCGAGAAGGTGGACGAAAACCTCAACAAGGCATTGCACGGCTGA
- a CDS encoding methyl-accepting chemotaxis protein, whose translation MIAKLLSRVRTMREPMLVLLLGIMLIPVQVASDLYLGNSAMPGTLSSLGLVGAAIMSLRIGSRLSDYVIATSVVAEVMVLTAVYQLHPWQIDTHMVYFVMLAGISVMGRVSVLLYAAALVALHHATFTLFLPALVYPSIELVENIMRTALHGGIVLMETAILTMAILQRNAATARLEESRELIADESHRAAEAQARAEAAARETREVVALFNRHLHRLADRDLGCAIGGEMPEAFEGLRADFNQAVSQLQEALGGATDKATAFEEEAQALEAVTGDLSARSERQAHDLSAAAGGITEITRALNGTADQAGTASDRARVARESAEQGGSVTNEAIEAMRLIEKSSSEVGKIIDLIDDISFQTNLLALNAGVEAARAGESGKGFAVVASEVRQLAQRTSEAAAGVKTLIMDSEAQVTNGARLVNEAGTRLSAIVEEVSAVSGMISTIRDESRGQSGEMAKLSETLSRLDSETQDTAGLSEEMAAMGLRLRGHARELLGEMGAFSLGSDASSDQRRRA comes from the coding sequence ATGATCGCCAAGCTTCTGTCCCGTGTCCGGACCATGCGAGAGCCCATGCTCGTCCTGTTGCTCGGGATCATGCTGATCCCGGTCCAGGTCGCCTCGGATCTCTATCTTGGCAACTCGGCGATGCCCGGCACGCTGTCCTCGCTGGGTCTGGTCGGTGCCGCGATCATGTCACTGCGGATCGGAAGCCGGCTCAGCGACTACGTGATCGCAACCTCCGTCGTGGCCGAGGTCATGGTGCTGACGGCCGTCTACCAGCTGCATCCATGGCAGATCGACACGCACATGGTATATTTCGTGATGCTGGCCGGGATCTCGGTGATGGGCCGTGTCAGCGTGCTGCTCTATGCCGCCGCGCTGGTGGCGCTGCACCATGCAACGTTTACACTCTTCCTGCCGGCACTGGTCTATCCGTCGATTGAGCTGGTCGAGAACATCATGCGGACAGCTCTTCACGGGGGCATCGTGTTGATGGAAACGGCCATTCTCACGATGGCGATCCTGCAGCGCAATGCCGCCACCGCGCGGCTCGAGGAAAGCCGTGAGCTGATAGCCGACGAAAGCCACAGGGCGGCAGAGGCACAGGCCCGGGCCGAGGCCGCTGCGCGGGAAACGCGCGAAGTGGTCGCGCTTTTCAACCGGCATCTCCATCGCCTTGCAGACCGGGACCTCGGGTGTGCGATCGGTGGCGAGATGCCCGAGGCCTTCGAGGGCCTGCGCGCCGACTTCAACCAGGCCGTCAGCCAGCTCCAGGAGGCGCTTGGCGGCGCGACCGACAAAGCCACGGCCTTCGAGGAAGAAGCGCAGGCGCTTGAGGCGGTCACCGGCGACCTTTCCGCACGCAGCGAACGCCAGGCCCACGACCTGAGCGCGGCTGCCGGCGGCATCACCGAGATCACGCGGGCGCTGAACGGCACTGCGGATCAGGCCGGCACCGCCTCCGATCGGGCCCGCGTTGCGCGCGAGAGCGCCGAGCAGGGCGGCTCGGTCACGAACGAGGCGATCGAGGCCATGCGCCTGATCGAGAAGAGCTCCTCGGAGGTTGGCAAGATCATCGACCTGATTGACGACATTTCGTTCCAGACCAACCTGCTGGCGCTGAATGCCGGGGTCGAGGCTGCGCGCGCCGGGGAGAGCGGCAAGGGGTTTGCCGTCGTCGCCTCGGAGGTTCGGCAGCTTGCGCAGCGCACGTCCGAGGCCGCGGCCGGGGTCAAGACGCTCATCATGGACAGCGAAGCGCAGGTGACGAACGGGGCGCGGCTGGTCAACGAGGCGGGAACCAGGCTTTCCGCAATCGTCGAAGAGGTAAGCGCGGTCAGTGGCATGATCTCGACCATCCGCGACGAAAGCCGCGGTCAGTCGGGCGAGATGGCCAAACTCTCGGAAACCCTGTCGCGGCTCGACAGCGAAACGCAGGACACCGCGGGGCTCAGCGAAGAGATGGCCGCCATGGGACTGCGGCTGCGCGGCCATGCGCGGGAGCTTCTGGGCGAGATGGGCGCCTTTTCACTCGGCTCCGACGCCAGCTCCGACCAGCGCCGCCGGGCATGA
- a CDS encoding multidrug effflux MFS transporter encodes MRTAPGRVEFIALLAMLFATIAFSIDAMLPALPEIGEALTPTDLNRAQLVVTSFVLGMGIGTFFTGPLSDSFGRKPVVLGGAALYIAMSALAAQAESLELLLAARLVQGLGAAGPRVVALAIVRDLHSGRDMARIMSFVMMVFTLFPALAPSIGAFIIHLAGWRGIFGVFIFFATVSSLWLMLRLPETHPAEKRRPFSFAVIGAATRELLGHEVVRISIAVQALVFAMLFSMISTVQQIYDISFGHGDSFPLWFGGVAILAASGSVLNATLVMRLGMRFLVTTMLAIQSVMAGIALVLFAFGLTGPIGFAAFLVWQLSVFFQMGLTVGNINAIAMEPVGHIAGLAASVIGALATVSAVIIAVPNGLMFDGTPLPLAAGIFVEAVLALLLMRRLARVEAAAGR; translated from the coding sequence ATGCGGACTGCCCCGGGACGAGTCGAATTCATCGCGCTGCTCGCGATGCTGTTTGCCACCATCGCCTTTTCCATCGACGCAATGCTTCCCGCGCTTCCCGAGATCGGCGAGGCGCTGACGCCCACGGACCTGAACCGGGCGCAGCTTGTGGTGACGAGCTTCGTTCTCGGCATGGGCATCGGCACGTTCTTCACCGGGCCGCTGTCGGACAGTTTTGGTCGCAAGCCTGTCGTCCTTGGCGGCGCCGCGCTCTATATCGCCATGTCCGCGCTCGCCGCGCAGGCGGAATCTCTCGAGTTGTTGCTGGCCGCGCGCCTCGTTCAGGGGCTTGGCGCGGCGGGCCCGCGCGTGGTTGCACTCGCCATCGTGCGCGACCTTCACTCCGGCCGCGACATGGCGCGGATCATGTCCTTCGTGATGATGGTCTTCACGCTCTTCCCGGCGCTTGCGCCCTCGATCGGGGCCTTCATCATTCATCTCGCAGGCTGGCGCGGGATCTTCGGTGTCTTCATCTTCTTCGCGACGGTCTCGTCGCTCTGGCTCATGCTTCGCCTGCCCGAGACGCACCCTGCCGAGAAGCGACGCCCCTTCAGTTTCGCGGTGATCGGTGCGGCAACCCGCGAGCTTCTCGGTCACGAGGTCGTGCGCATTTCGATTGCCGTGCAGGCGCTTGTCTTCGCGATGCTGTTCTCGATGATCTCCACTGTGCAGCAGATCTACGACATCAGTTTCGGCCACGGCGACAGCTTTCCGCTTTGGTTCGGGGGCGTGGCGATCCTCGCTGCCTCGGGCAGCGTGTTGAACGCGACGCTGGTCATGCGGCTGGGGATGCGGTTTCTCGTGACGACCATGCTTGCGATCCAGTCGGTCATGGCCGGCATCGCGCTTGTCCTGTTCGCCTTCGGTCTGACCGGGCCGATCGGCTTCGCCGCGTTTTTGGTCTGGCAACTTTCGGTGTTCTTCCAGATGGGGCTGACCGTCGGCAACATCAACGCAATCGCCATGGAGCCGGTGGGCCATATCGCCGGCCTCGCCGCATCGGTGATCGGCGCGCTCGCCACGGTCTCGGCGGTGATCATCGCGGTTCCGAACGGACTGATGTTCGACGGCACCCCCCTGCCGCTTGCTGCCGGGATCTTCGTCGAAGCCGTGCTGGCGCTGCTGCTCATGCGTCGGCTTGCCCGGGTCGAGGCTGCGGCGGGGCGCTGA
- a CDS encoding DsbA family oxidoreductase, which translates to MVTLDIFSDPICPWCYIGKAYLDRALLDAPDHPFTIRWRPFMLNPEMPPEGMDRRAYLEAKFGGKAQAVEAYLPVTEHARDAGLALDLDHIARTPSTVDAHRLIHWAGIEGVQTAVVSSLFRAYFEEGRDIGDREVLGDIADACGLDASLVQRLLASDADRREIVEMDAAARGMGVTSVPTFVVAGQHAVPGAQPTDLWSRVIAELREGGAQPALP; encoded by the coding sequence ATGGTCACGCTCGACATATTCTCCGATCCGATCTGCCCCTGGTGCTACATCGGCAAGGCCTATCTCGACCGCGCGCTTCTGGATGCGCCGGATCATCCCTTCACGATCCGCTGGCGCCCCTTCATGCTGAACCCCGAAATGCCGCCCGAAGGCATGGACCGCCGCGCCTACCTCGAGGCGAAGTTCGGCGGCAAGGCGCAGGCGGTGGAGGCCTACCTTCCGGTCACCGAGCATGCGCGCGACGCGGGGCTGGCGCTGGACCTCGACCACATCGCACGCACGCCGTCGACCGTCGACGCGCACCGTCTGATCCACTGGGCCGGCATCGAAGGGGTGCAGACCGCCGTGGTGTCCTCTCTCTTCCGCGCCTATTTCGAAGAGGGCCGCGACATCGGCGACCGAGAGGTTCTCGGCGACATCGCCGACGCCTGCGGACTGGACGCGAGCCTGGTCCAGCGGCTGCTCGCCTCCGACGCCGATCGCCGCGAAATCGTGGAAATGGATGCAGCCGCCCGCGGCATGGGGGTTACCTCGGTGCCGACCTTCGTCGTTGCCGGGCAGCATGCCGTGCCCGGCGCCCAGCCCACCGACCTCTGGTCCCGGGTCATCGCGGAACTTCGCGAGGGCGGCGCGCAGCCGGCACTGCCCTGA
- a CDS encoding Crp/Fnr family transcriptional regulator has protein sequence MTWTGTAPALATLAPENRAALDRLAPFAAPRGTVLFRPGDSVEGFVIVLSGRIDVFLTGPTGRDILLYAVEPGQSCIQSTLGLLGGDDYSGEAVTRSDCRLVLIPRGVFLSLMGRDEGFRTFVFHAFAQRMQSMMHLLEKVAFQRIECRLAETLLQRAENGVLHATHAEIATMIGSAREVVSRRLDAFSRRGIVALERGNVRLLDEATLRGIADTGG, from the coding sequence ATGACCTGGACCGGAACCGCGCCCGCCCTCGCAACGCTCGCACCGGAGAACCGCGCCGCCCTTGATCGGCTCGCACCATTCGCCGCACCGCGCGGGACCGTTCTGTTCCGCCCCGGTGACTCGGTCGAGGGATTCGTCATCGTCCTGTCCGGCCGTATCGACGTGTTCCTCACCGGCCCCACCGGCCGCGACATCCTGCTCTATGCCGTGGAACCCGGGCAAAGCTGCATCCAGTCGACGCTGGGACTGCTCGGCGGCGACGATTACTCCGGCGAGGCGGTCACCCGCAGCGACTGCCGGCTCGTGCTGATCCCGCGCGGCGTGTTTCTCTCCCTGATGGGCCGCGACGAGGGCTTTCGCACCTTCGTCTTCCACGCCTTCGCCCAGAGGATGCAGAGCATGATGCACCTCCTTGAAAAGGTTGCCTTTCAACGCATCGAATGCCGCTTGGCCGAAACGCTTCTGCAGCGGGCCGAGAATGGCGTCCTGCATGCCACCCATGCCGAGATCGCCACGATGATCGGTTCCGCGCGCGAGGTGGTCTCGCGCCGGCTCGACGCGTTTTCGCGGCGTGGAATTGTCGCGCTGGAACGTGGCAATGTCCGACTGCTCGACGAGGCGACGCTCCGGGGGATCGCGGACACCGGCGGTTGA
- a CDS encoding LysR family transcriptional regulator, whose product MRQDFDWGTMEWFLAIARTGRLTLAAQKLGIDHTTLSRRVKALEEALGARLFDRTVSGYSLTPQGERFLAAAQRVETIALQAASDISGATSRIDGTVRVGAPEGFGSSFVAPALVRLGRAQPGLKLELVSLPRQFSLTKREADMAVSLARPSKGRLHAHKLTNYELGLYGSKAYLAEAGRPETLADLRHHGILGYIQDLIYARELDYIPQISRDISPRLTSSSLPAQLNMTLAGGGLCVLPRFLAHGHADLVHVLPEEVRLVRSFWLVVHSELRGLSRIRACADFLTEEVRAAGALFHY is encoded by the coding sequence ATGAGACAGGATTTCGACTGGGGCACGATGGAATGGTTTCTCGCGATCGCGCGGACCGGGCGGCTGACGCTCGCCGCGCAGAAGCTGGGAATCGACCACACCACCCTCAGCCGCCGGGTGAAGGCGCTCGAGGAGGCACTCGGCGCGCGGCTCTTCGACCGGACCGTATCGGGCTACAGCCTCACGCCGCAGGGCGAGCGTTTCCTCGCGGCGGCGCAGCGGGTGGAAACCATCGCACTGCAGGCGGCCAGCGACATCTCGGGCGCCACCTCGCGAATCGACGGGACCGTGCGGGTCGGCGCGCCCGAGGGATTCGGCAGCAGCTTTGTCGCGCCGGCATTGGTGAGGCTGGGACGCGCCCAGCCCGGACTGAAGCTCGAGCTCGTGTCGCTGCCGCGCCAGTTCAGCCTGACCAAGCGCGAGGCCGACATGGCCGTGAGCCTCGCCCGGCCCAGCAAGGGCCGACTGCACGCGCACAAGCTGACCAACTACGAGTTGGGGCTCTACGGCTCGAAGGCCTATCTTGCCGAAGCAGGGCGGCCCGAGACCCTCGCCGACCTGCGCCACCACGGCATCCTCGGCTACATCCAGGATCTCATCTACGCCCGCGAGCTGGACTACATCCCTCAGATTTCGCGGGATATCTCGCCCCGGTTGACGAGCTCCAGCCTGCCTGCGCAACTCAACATGACGCTGGCGGGCGGGGGGCTCTGCGTGCTGCCGCGTTTCCTTGCGCACGGGCATGCCGACCTCGTGCACGTCCTGCCCGAGGAGGTGCGGCTGGTGCGCTCGTTCTGGCTGGTGGTGCACAGCGAGTTGCGCGGCCTGTCCCGCATCCGCGCCTGCGCCGACTTCCTCACCGAGGAGGTACGTGCCGCCGGGGCGCTGTTCCACTACTGA
- a CDS encoding LysR family transcriptional regulator: MRDGFDWNDLRVFIALHRMKRMTDAGKVLGVDQTTIARRIKALERAIGTHLFVRRADGFELTKAGERILPFALEIEHSGEKLLEEISGQNKRLSGRVRVGAPDGLGTFFLPAILTRFQQDNPDVDVEVVASSREFRVAEQEVHLALCLSLPESGRLLARKLADYHLHFFASSEYIQQKGAPKALGELQDHRLVGYISDMLFSREVRFLEELGLRRMVRFASSSMAAQREAIRSGAGLGILPRFMALNDPGLVPVLTDRYLLKRTVWIVSHQSTEDLARVRSVSEYLQRAARSRRGALLLSEV, encoded by the coding sequence ATGCGGGACGGCTTCGACTGGAACGACCTCAGGGTCTTTATCGCGCTTCACCGGATGAAGCGCATGACCGACGCGGGCAAGGTGCTCGGCGTCGATCAGACGACTATCGCGCGCCGGATCAAGGCGCTCGAGCGGGCCATCGGCACGCACCTCTTCGTGCGCCGGGCCGACGGCTTCGAACTGACGAAAGCGGGTGAGCGGATCCTGCCCTTCGCGCTTGAGATCGAGCATTCCGGCGAGAAGCTGCTCGAGGAAATATCGGGGCAGAACAAACGCTTGTCCGGCCGTGTTCGCGTGGGGGCGCCGGACGGTCTGGGCACCTTCTTCCTGCCGGCGATCCTGACCCGCTTCCAGCAGGACAATCCCGATGTCGACGTCGAGGTCGTCGCCAGCTCGCGCGAGTTCCGCGTCGCCGAGCAGGAGGTGCATCTCGCGCTCTGCCTGTCGCTGCCCGAGAGCGGCCGGCTGCTGGCCCGCAAGCTCGCCGATTACCACCTGCATTTCTTCGCCTCGTCGGAATACATCCAGCAGAAGGGTGCCCCCAAGGCACTTGGTGAACTGCAGGATCACCGGCTGGTCGGTTACATCTCCGACATGCTGTTCTCGCGCGAGGTGCGCTTTCTCGAGGAACTGGGGCTGCGCCGGATGGTGCGTTTCGCGTCAAGCTCGATGGCCGCGCAGCGCGAGGCGATCCGTTCGGGGGCGGGGCTCGGAATCCTGCCGCGTTTCATGGCGCTGAACGATCCCGGCCTCGTGCCGGTGCTGACCGACCGCTACCTGCTGAAGCGCACGGTCTGGATCGTCAGCCACCAGAGCACCGAGGATCTCGCGCGGGTCCGGTCGGTGTCGGAATACCTGCAGCGGGCGGCCCGGTCCCGGCGCGGCGCGCTACTGCTGTCCGAGGTCTGA
- a CDS encoding TRAP transporter small permease subunit, which produces MSLIRLIDGINEVVGKAVSFIAVIFAGMIIYDVIMRYGFNAPTTWAFDLTKMLYGFYFVMLGGYALRHGAHVRVDLVTDNLAPMARRIIEILGYLIFFFPFAWVFVTKSWEFAMRSYAQGETTYGAVQLPVYPVKIAMAVAACLLALQGISEVLKLILKKPESHHVG; this is translated from the coding sequence ATGTCACTGATCCGTCTCATCGACGGGATCAACGAGGTCGTCGGCAAGGCGGTCTCCTTCATCGCCGTCATATTCGCCGGCATGATCATCTACGACGTGATCATGCGCTACGGGTTCAACGCGCCCACCACCTGGGCGTTCGACCTCACCAAGATGCTCTACGGGTTCTACTTCGTGATGCTGGGCGGTTACGCGCTGCGCCACGGTGCCCACGTGCGGGTCGACCTGGTCACCGACAACCTTGCCCCCATGGCACGCCGCATCATCGAGATCCTGGGCTACCTGATCTTCTTCTTCCCGTTTGCCTGGGTCTTCGTGACCAAGAGCTGGGAATTCGCGATGCGCTCCTACGCGCAGGGCGAGACGACCTACGGCGCCGTGCAGCTTCCGGTCTACCCCGTGAAGATCGCCATGGCCGTGGCCGCTTGCCTGCTCGCGCTGCAGGGCATCTCGGAGGTCCTGAAACTCATCCTCAAGAAGCCGGAGTCCCATCATGTCGGGTGA
- a CDS encoding TRAP transporter large permease gives MSGETIGLIMAGLLLIGLFMGHPLAFVLGGTAVLGAVIAGKPMVLGIVINRIFGEVLDNYILIAIPLFVLMARFLSDSGVTDRMFETLRLLMAKVTGGLGLAVVFISILLAATTGIIGASITVMGVMALKPMLQYGYSKRLTTGVIAASGCLGILIPPSIMLILMASNSSLSVGELFAGSMGPGIILGLLYAGYVALVAIIRPDLAPPVPTDDKVSRGTLLRMLVMEALPPLVLIFGILGTMLAGIATATEASAIGAALALGIVIFRGRFEWATFRSAVYETARTSAMILFIVVGATAFTGVFNITGGLRAAQELMRSLDMAPWMLIAVMMFIVFLLGMFLDWTGIVLLSFPIFLPIVQEMGVNELWFVVLTAVVLQTSFLSPPFGYALFYLRALAPKEVRTSDIIIGVLPFIGLILMMAMAIALFPQLVTWLPATLYGPK, from the coding sequence ATGTCGGGTGAAACGATCGGTCTCATCATGGCCGGTCTGCTGCTGATCGGCCTCTTCATGGGCCACCCGCTGGCCTTCGTCCTCGGCGGCACCGCCGTGCTCGGCGCGGTCATCGCCGGCAAGCCGATGGTGCTGGGCATCGTCATCAACCGTATCTTCGGCGAGGTGCTCGACAACTACATCCTGATCGCCATTCCGCTGTTCGTGCTGATGGCGCGGTTCCTGTCCGACTCGGGCGTGACGGACCGGATGTTCGAGACCCTGCGGCTGCTGATGGCCAAGGTCACCGGCGGGCTCGGGCTCGCGGTGGTGTTCATCTCGATCCTGCTCGCGGCCACCACCGGCATCATCGGCGCTTCGATCACCGTGATGGGCGTCATGGCCCTGAAACCGATGCTGCAATACGGCTATTCCAAGCGGCTCACCACCGGCGTCATCGCCGCGTCGGGCTGCCTCGGCATCCTGATCCCGCCGTCGATCATGCTGATCCTGATGGCGTCGAACTCGTCGCTGTCGGTGGGTGAACTGTTCGCGGGCTCGATGGGACCGGGCATCATTCTCGGCCTGCTCTACGCCGGCTACGTCGCGCTCGTAGCGATCATCCGCCCCGACCTCGCGCCGCCGGTTCCGACCGACGACAAGGTCTCGCGGGGAACGCTGCTGCGGATGCTGGTGATGGAAGCGCTGCCGCCGCTCGTGCTTATCTTCGGTATCCTCGGCACCATGCTGGCGGGCATTGCCACCGCCACCGAGGCCTCGGCAATCGGCGCCGCGCTGGCGCTCGGCATCGTCATCTTCCGCGGCCGCTTCGAGTGGGCCACCTTCCGCTCGGCGGTCTACGAGACCGCGCGCACCTCGGCGATGATCCTGTTCATCGTGGTCGGCGCGACCGCCTTTACCGGCGTCTTCAACATCACCGGCGGCCTGCGTGCCGCGCAGGAACTCATGCGCTCGCTCGACATGGCCCCCTGGATGCTGATCGCGGTGATGATGTTCATCGTCTTCCTTCTCGGCATGTTCCTCGACTGGACCGGCATCGTGCTGCTGTCGTTCCCGATCTTCCTGCCGATCGTGCAGGAGATGGGCGTCAACGAGCTCTGGTTCGTTGTGCTGACCGCCGTGGTGCTGCAGACCTCGTTCCTTTCGCCACCCTTCGGATACGCGCTGTTCTACCTGCGCGCGCTCGCCCCGAAGGAGGTGCGCACGTCCGACATCATCATCGGCGTGCTGCCGTTCATCGGACTGATCCTGATGATGGCCATGGCCATCGCGCTGTTCCCGCAGCTCGTGACATGGCTTCCGGCAACCCTTTACGGACCCAAATGA
- the dctP gene encoding TRAP transporter substrate-binding protein DctP, which produces MTLGKTLASATFALTLVAGAASAQQSWQMTTTWPSSLELIEFDKHFVDLANKLAGDEVNIEFFEGGSLVPSGEVFGAVESGTIQAGADWPGYWAGRDPAFSPLATTSSLFNAVDYVNWIQQWGGKEIYNETYGKFGMVYLPYAVTNNESGFHTKEAIRSIDDLQGKRLRVSGLEQGRLLNQLGGSQVSMAGGEIYQSLERGVIDGAEFSTPNVDWSGGFQQVTDYWATPGWHQSASVFGVMINKSAWDSLSAEAQEKLEIAADATMLWSLAFTERRANDAYKKFDEANEITRMDDEALATIQETANAVIEEVACENPSSAKVYLSQLEYLQDYSAWRSASAPFNLGRNPDGPDIEKIRGCAE; this is translated from the coding sequence ATGACTCTCGGAAAGACCCTGGCTTCGGCCACCTTCGCGCTGACCCTCGTGGCAGGCGCCGCGTCGGCCCAGCAGAGCTGGCAGATGACCACCACCTGGCCGTCGTCGCTCGAACTGATCGAATTCGACAAGCATTTCGTGGACCTCGCCAACAAGCTGGCCGGCGACGAGGTGAACATCGAGTTCTTCGAGGGCGGCAGCCTCGTTCCCTCGGGCGAGGTCTTCGGCGCCGTCGAGAGCGGCACGATCCAGGCCGGCGCCGACTGGCCCGGCTACTGGGCCGGCCGTGACCCGGCGTTCTCGCCGCTCGCCACCACCTCGAGCCTGTTCAACGCCGTCGACTACGTGAACTGGATCCAGCAGTGGGGCGGCAAGGAAATCTACAACGAGACCTACGGCAAGTTCGGCATGGTCTACCTGCCCTACGCCGTGACCAACAACGAGTCCGGCTTCCACACCAAGGAAGCGATCCGCTCGATCGACGACCTGCAGGGCAAGCGCCTGCGGGTGTCCGGCCTCGAGCAGGGCCGGCTGCTCAACCAGCTCGGCGGCAGCCAGGTCTCCATGGCCGGCGGCGAGATCTACCAGTCGCTCGAGCGCGGCGTGATCGACGGGGCCGAGTTCTCGACCCCCAACGTCGACTGGTCCGGCGGCTTCCAGCAGGTCACCGACTACTGGGCGACCCCGGGCTGGCACCAGTCCGCGTCGGTCTTCGGCGTGATGATCAACAAGAGCGCCTGGGATTCGCTGAGCGCCGAGGCGCAGGAGAAGCTCGAGATCGCGGCTGACGCAACGATGCTGTGGTCGCTCGCCTTCACCGAGCGCCGCGCCAACGACGCCTACAAGAAGTTCGACGAGGCGAACGAGATCACCCGCATGGATGACGAGGCGCTGGCCACGATCCAGGAAACCGCGAACGCGGTGATCGAGGAAGTCGCCTGCGAGAACCCGTCCTCGGCGAAGGTCTACCTGAGCCAGCTCGAGTACCTGCAGGACTACTCGGCATGGCGTTCGGCTTCGGCCCCGTTCAACCTCGGCCGGAACCCCGACGGCCCGGACATCGAGAAGATTCGCGGCTGCGCCGAGTAA